From the genome of Streptomyces sp. NBC_01116, one region includes:
- a CDS encoding Z1 domain-containing protein yields the protein MSDFPDDPMAKARRLVLSFLPQDRQPKSEEIHNAVNSIYGMLAAQGAPVDRDQLVKEIEALTVVFQERSLALTEHEGHEPWLPEAKNDRDWDFWERYRRYLEDVVSLPPGVVRRLDQSSDDVLSQLEDPRRTGPWRRRGLVIGQVQSGKTGQYIGLTAKAVDAGYRFIVVLAGIHNDLRSQTQLRIDEGLLGFDTQNQSRSDENGRSRAIGVGRMPLVKKLKIASPTNSGEKGDFGLATAKAINFPLGDFPVVLVVKKHYKILEYVRQWVLDVHGVEDENGAKVISDLPLFVIDDEADNASINTVRDPEADPTKTNAAIRKLMKSFDKSAYVGYTATPFANIYIDPEADNSEAGEDLFPASFIRSLPSPSNYLGPERVFGLQVEDEDEADVQALPLVRHVDDSDAWLPSSHKSGDAPTGDLPDSLREAILSFVLTCAARRARAQTKVHNSMLVHVTRFTAVQHLVQEQVLDYRHLIEDMMRDRYGKGPQIREEFRALWERDFIPTTGCFEPEQAERLTWEQVSDQILPALRKIQVKTVNGSSKDALDYYDNRRSGLSVIAIGGQKLSRGLTLEGLTVSYYLRPSKTYDTLLQMGRWFGYRPGYEDLCRLYTMPALEDAYVEVTAATDELRREVEEMATLGLTPTQFGLKVRSSSLKLTVTARNKMRNSTKVTLSYSGEGPETVIFKLAKGTVEHNFQALETLIHRMDAIAEPIPAETPNGKVRWNGVPAEIISEFLSTYETDRMAQRVRPRLIAKYVDQCTKVGELGSWTVCLVGSTRSELPPHEIAGHTVGLVRRGSLNPKYRAEGRYTIRRVLSPPDEMIGLDPDQKDAARKAAERAAKEKETPKTPAGPYIRRQRRTDQGLLLVYPIAVPDASEAGQPTPLVGFQLSFPHSEYQSKTEYEANSVWLQEDIYTKDEEDDA from the coding sequence ATGAGCGACTTTCCCGACGACCCGATGGCCAAGGCCAGGCGCCTGGTTCTCAGTTTCCTGCCCCAGGATCGGCAGCCCAAGTCCGAGGAGATCCACAATGCGGTCAACAGCATCTACGGCATGCTGGCTGCGCAGGGTGCGCCCGTTGACCGGGATCAGCTGGTCAAGGAGATCGAGGCCCTGACAGTGGTGTTCCAGGAGCGTTCCCTCGCCCTCACCGAGCACGAGGGGCACGAACCCTGGCTGCCCGAAGCGAAGAACGATCGAGACTGGGACTTCTGGGAGCGCTACCGCAGGTACCTCGAGGACGTCGTCAGCCTTCCACCCGGGGTCGTACGTCGGCTGGACCAGAGCTCGGACGACGTACTGAGCCAGCTGGAGGATCCACGCCGTACCGGACCGTGGCGTCGCAGAGGCCTGGTCATCGGCCAGGTGCAGTCCGGAAAGACCGGGCAGTACATCGGGCTCACGGCGAAGGCGGTGGACGCCGGATACCGTTTCATCGTGGTGCTCGCGGGTATCCACAACGACCTCCGAAGCCAGACACAGCTACGGATCGACGAGGGGCTCTTGGGCTTCGACACCCAGAACCAGAGCCGATCGGACGAGAACGGGCGGTCTCGCGCCATAGGCGTGGGCAGGATGCCGTTGGTGAAGAAACTCAAAATCGCCTCACCCACCAACAGCGGTGAGAAGGGAGACTTCGGTCTGGCGACGGCGAAGGCGATCAACTTTCCCCTTGGGGACTTCCCCGTAGTTCTCGTCGTCAAGAAGCACTACAAGATCCTCGAATACGTACGCCAGTGGGTGCTGGACGTGCACGGCGTCGAGGACGAGAACGGCGCCAAGGTCATCAGCGACCTGCCTCTGTTCGTCATCGACGACGAAGCCGACAACGCCTCCATCAACACCGTGCGTGACCCGGAGGCTGACCCGACCAAGACCAACGCGGCCATCCGGAAGCTCATGAAGAGCTTCGACAAGTCGGCCTACGTTGGCTACACGGCCACGCCGTTCGCCAACATCTACATCGACCCCGAGGCAGACAACTCGGAGGCTGGCGAGGACCTCTTCCCCGCCAGCTTCATCCGCAGCCTGCCGTCCCCGTCGAACTACCTCGGTCCCGAGCGGGTTTTCGGACTCCAGGTGGAGGACGAGGACGAGGCCGACGTTCAGGCCCTCCCGCTCGTTCGGCACGTGGACGACAGTGACGCCTGGCTCCCCTCCAGTCACAAGTCGGGCGACGCTCCCACCGGAGACCTCCCTGACTCCCTACGTGAAGCGATCCTCTCGTTCGTGCTCACCTGCGCCGCTCGCCGGGCCCGGGCGCAGACGAAGGTCCACAACTCGATGCTGGTGCACGTAACCCGTTTCACCGCCGTCCAGCACTTGGTGCAGGAGCAGGTGCTGGACTACCGGCACCTCATCGAGGACATGATGCGAGATCGCTACGGAAAGGGGCCGCAGATCCGTGAGGAGTTCCGCGCCCTCTGGGAGCGGGACTTCATCCCCACCACGGGCTGCTTCGAACCCGAGCAGGCCGAGCGCCTGACCTGGGAGCAGGTTTCCGACCAGATCCTTCCGGCTCTTCGGAAGATCCAGGTCAAGACCGTGAACGGTTCCTCCAAAGACGCACTCGACTACTACGACAACCGCAGGAGCGGCCTTTCGGTGATCGCCATCGGAGGGCAGAAACTCTCCCGAGGTCTCACTCTGGAGGGCCTGACGGTCAGCTACTACCTGCGGCCGTCGAAGACGTACGACACGCTGTTGCAGATGGGCCGGTGGTTCGGGTACCGCCCCGGCTACGAGGACCTGTGCCGCCTCTACACCATGCCGGCCCTCGAGGACGCCTACGTGGAGGTCACGGCCGCCACGGACGAACTACGCAGGGAGGTCGAGGAGATGGCGACGCTCGGACTCACTCCGACGCAGTTCGGCCTGAAGGTGCGGTCCTCCTCTCTCAAACTTACCGTGACCGCACGCAACAAGATGCGGAACAGCACGAAGGTCACACTGAGTTACTCCGGTGAGGGGCCGGAAACCGTGATCTTCAAGCTCGCCAAGGGCACCGTCGAGCACAACTTCCAGGCCCTGGAAACGCTCATTCACCGCATGGACGCGATTGCCGAGCCAATTCCGGCCGAGACGCCGAACGGCAAGGTCAGGTGGAACGGTGTGCCGGCAGAGATCATCTCCGAGTTCCTGAGCACCTACGAGACCGACCGTATGGCCCAGCGCGTCCGGCCGAGGCTGATCGCCAAGTACGTGGATCAGTGCACGAAGGTCGGAGAGCTTGGCAGTTGGACGGTCTGTCTGGTCGGCAGCACGAGGTCAGAGCTGCCACCTCACGAAATCGCCGGGCACACGGTCGGCCTCGTTAGGCGTGGGTCGCTCAACCCCAAGTACAGGGCCGAGGGCCGTTACACGATCCGCAGGGTACTCAGCCCGCCGGACGAGATGATCGGCCTCGACCCCGACCAGAAGGATGCGGCCCGCAAAGCCGCTGAGCGGGCGGCGAAGGAGAAAGAGACGCCCAAGACGCCGGCCGGGCCGTACATCCGACGACAGCGGCGCACCGACCAGGGGCTGCTGCTCGTCTACCCCATCGCGGTGCCGGACGCCTCCGAGGCCGGCCAGCCGACGCCGCTCGTGGGATTCCAGCTGAGCTTTCCGCACTCCGAGTACCAGTCCAAGACCGAGTACGAGGCCAACTCTGTCTGGCTGCAGGAGGACATCTACACCAAGGACGAGGAGGACGACGCGTGA